One genomic segment of Rivularia sp. PCC 7116 includes these proteins:
- a CDS encoding alpha/beta fold hydrolase yields MSITEHKITVDSLEWFYRQTEPVGRSDLQPVLMLHGLVSQSYSWRNIMPGLAQQGNKVVAPDWIGSGFSAKPEKRDFAYTPEAYIKALDAFVEALELESFSLVVQGFLGSVGLQYALRNPDKIASLIILNTPISSTAKLPWKIQQMGLPLAGEMMTQDPLLVDRTLEGGCRYVIKDKDLDIYRKPFLKASATGRSLLATIRNLQLKAAMEEIESGFKEWQKPILVQWGKTDPWLNVEMAEKFVGSAPDAQIVRINDVGHYPQEHHHEAILQDMKPFVRRS; encoded by the coding sequence ATGTCTATAACAGAACACAAAATAACAGTAGATTCACTAGAATGGTTTTATCGACAAACAGAACCAGTAGGTAGAAGCGATTTACAACCAGTCCTAATGCTGCACGGCTTAGTTTCGCAAAGTTACAGTTGGCGAAATATCATGCCGGGATTAGCACAGCAAGGCAACAAGGTTGTTGCACCAGACTGGATTGGTTCCGGATTTTCAGCTAAACCAGAAAAAAGAGATTTTGCTTATACTCCCGAAGCATATATCAAAGCTCTAGATGCTTTCGTCGAAGCATTAGAACTTGAAAGTTTTTCTTTGGTAGTTCAAGGTTTTTTAGGTTCAGTCGGCTTGCAATACGCTTTACGCAATCCTGATAAAATAGCAAGTTTAATTATACTCAACACGCCAATTTCATCTACAGCTAAATTGCCGTGGAAAATTCAACAAATGGGTTTACCTTTAGCTGGGGAAATGATGACACAAGACCCCTTATTAGTTGACAGAACCCTAGAAGGCGGCTGCCGTTACGTAATTAAAGATAAAGATTTAGATATTTATCGCAAACCTTTTTTAAAAGCTTCTGCGACGGGAAGAAGTTTATTAGCAACAATTCGGAATTTGCAGTTAAAAGCTGCAATGGAAGAAATTGAATCTGGATTCAAAGAATGGCAAAAACCGATTTTGGTTCAATGGGGAAAAACTGACCCTTGGTTAAATGTAGAAATGGCAGAAAAATTTGTAGGTTCAGCACCTGATGCTCAAATAGTTAGAATCAACGATGTAGGGCATTATCCACAAGAACACCACCATGAAGCGATTTTGCAAGACATGAAGCCCTTTGTGCGAAGAAGTTGA